A region of Streptomyces paludis DNA encodes the following proteins:
- a CDS encoding IS5 family transposase (programmed frameshift), protein MGRGDLMNREWSLLEPHLPSLGGRGGRWNDHRTVVNGILFRVRTGVPWRDLPERYGSWKTVYERHRRWSADGTWDRILHAVQADADLAGRIDWSMIGIDSTSCRAHQHAAGARKARPRIPKKRTTPRHHRPDEGLGRSRGGLTCKIHLAGEGGCRPMALLLTPGQWGDAPQMVEVLDRIRVPRPRGGRPRTRPDHVSGDKAYSSRRNRRYLRRRHIRHTIPEPKDQRANRQRRGSSGGRPAGFDRDRYRRRNEVERTINRLKNSRAVATRYDKRAYVFHGTVTAAAIRLWLRQ, encoded by the exons ATGGGTCGGGGGGATTTGATGAACCGCGAGTGGTCGTTGCTGGAGCCGCATCTGCCATCTCTGGGTGGCCGGGGCGGCCGGTGGAACGACCACCGCACCGTGGTCAACGGGATCCTCTTCCGGGTCCGGACCGGTGTCCCGTGGCGTGACCTGCCGGAACGCTATGGCTCGTGGAAGACCGTCTATGAACGGCATCGCCGCTGGTCGGCGGACGGTACCTGGGACCGGATCCTGCACGCGGTCCAGGCCGACGCCGACCTGGCCGGGCGGATCGACTGGTCGATGATCGGCATCGACTCGACGTCCTGCCGGGCCCATCAGCACGCGGCCGGCGCCCGCAAGGCCCGTCCGCGGATCCCGA AAAAAAGGACGACGCCCCGGCACCACCGCCCCGACGAGGGACTCGGACGGTCCCGGGGCGGCCTGACCTGCAAGATCCACCTCGCCGGCGAAGGCGGTTGCCGCCCCATGGCCCTCCTGCTCACGCCGGGTCAGTGGGGCGACGCCCCGCAGATGGTCGAGGTCCTGGACCGAATCCGGGTCCCCCGGCCACGGGGCGGACGCCCCCGAACCAGGCCCGACCACGTCAGCGGCGACAAGGCATACAGCTCCCGCCGAAACCGCCGCTACCTGCGAAGACGCCACATCCGGCACACGATCCCGGAACCGAAGGACCAGCGGGCCAACCGCCAACGCAGAGGCAGCAGCGGTGGCAGACCCGCCGGCTTCGACCGCGACCGCTACCGGCGCCGCAACGAGGTCGAGCGGACCATCAACCGGCTCAAGAACTCCCGCGCGGTCGCCACTCGTTACGACAAGCGGGCCTACGTCTTCCACGGCACCGTCACCGCCGCCGCGATCCGACTCTGGCTCCGCCAGTGA